The Nostoc sp. UHCC 0926 genome has a window encoding:
- a CDS encoding cupin domain-containing protein, with product MFENTNLIEIPRLPFLPAKHLAPGLKVCEINLAYSISPSPSFQASRFTVDPDCSSPPEQHEVHEMWFISEGKGKLYYDNQEFQIEQNDFVYFQPNKLHQVINDGSKMMVIFSIWWSY from the coding sequence ATGTTTGAAAACACTAATTTGATTGAAATACCCAGGCTTCCTTTTTTACCAGCTAAACACCTGGCTCCAGGCTTAAAAGTGTGTGAAATTAATCTAGCTTATTCAATTTCTCCATCTCCTTCTTTCCAAGCTTCGCGTTTTACAGTTGACCCAGATTGTTCTTCGCCACCAGAACAGCATGAGGTACACGAAATGTGGTTTATTTCTGAAGGCAAAGGTAAACTGTATTATGACAATCAAGAGTTCCAAATTGAGCAAAATGATTTTGTTTATTTTCAGCCTAATAAGCTTCATCAAGTTATAAATGACGGTAGTAAGATGATGGTCATCTTTTCAATTTGGTGGAGTTATTAA
- a CDS encoding haloalkane dehalogenase translates to MTISNMLATLLPKAESPIISANFPYKSKFINVLGSRMHYVEAGEGNPILFLHGNPTSSYLWRNVMPYLENQGHVIAVDSIGFGLSDKPDSDYTFVDYARYIEGFIDALGLQNITLVTHEWGALFASKYARYHENNICGVVFMEVTIPRSTLFPRSEVIENITPIFECFRDPIQGPKVLIEENQFIETLLPGGIVRSLTESEMEVYREPFKELESRKSIFTWSNLLPIAGEPQYMIQVMDNYDRWLTQSDLPKLHIYGSPGIVNPPFLVAALTKILKNYETAYVGKTLHYLQEDEPEAIGLAISDWYRRLKLPPA, encoded by the coding sequence ATGACTATATCAAATATGCTAGCTACTTTACTTCCAAAAGCTGAATCGCCAATAATTTCAGCCAATTTTCCCTATAAGTCTAAATTTATCAATGTGCTGGGTTCGCGGATGCACTATGTTGAAGCAGGTGAAGGTAATCCTATCTTATTTCTACATGGTAATCCCACATCTTCTTACTTATGGCGTAATGTTATGCCCTATCTAGAAAACCAGGGTCATGTAATTGCTGTTGATAGTATTGGCTTTGGTTTATCTGATAAGCCTGATTCTGATTACACTTTTGTCGATTATGCTCGTTATATAGAAGGGTTTATAGATGCTCTTGGTCTCCAAAATATAACTTTGGTAACTCACGAGTGGGGAGCGCTTTTTGCTTCTAAGTATGCTCGTTACCATGAAAATAATATTTGTGGGGTGGTTTTTATGGAAGTTACCATACCACGTTCTACTCTATTTCCTCGGTCTGAGGTTATAGAAAATATTACGCCTATTTTTGAGTGTTTTCGAGACCCGATTCAAGGCCCCAAGGTTCTGATTGAAGAAAATCAGTTTATCGAAACGCTGTTACCAGGGGGGATAGTTCGCTCGTTAACAGAATCAGAAATGGAGGTATATCGAGAACCTTTTAAAGAACTTGAATCCCGTAAATCTATATTCACTTGGTCAAATCTGCTTCCTATTGCAGGGGAACCTCAATATATGATTCAGGTGATGGATAATTACGATAGGTGGCTAACACAAAGTGATTTACCTAAACTGCATATCTACGGTTCACCAGGAATTGTTAATCCTCCATTTTTAGTTGCAGCCTTAACCAAGATACTCAAGAATTACGAAACGGCTTATGTGGGAAAAACTCTTCACTATCTTCAAGAAGATGAACCGGAAGCCATAGGTCTGGCAATTTCTGATTGGTATCGTCGTTTAAAACTTCCCCCGGCTTAA
- a CDS encoding 3-oxoacyl-[acyl-carrier-protein] synthase III C-terminal domain-containing protein, translated as MKTYLSSIAYNLGNFYSIEEINELRDKPEVLESLLTLGLDKYSKSNLTTLEMARESGIQTLDKANISGKEIDVLIYATYSLWDFQSSPFVEIGHLIHELGLKNAYPIGTFLSGCGNLQTAIRIATNLIRGEECKNILIITADKFSENTSRLVQPNVSVLSDAAASCLITNDEVQGGFEVLSTNQVMNSEISYFDPIQHSLEIFERILAGSQKAFQQALQAIDKESNHFRLIITNNYNLSVTKSLCANLDFYPDQAYTDNIPRFAHASAADNLINLHDLSVSNPLFANDLILLLGTGPMTWGCTVLSKT; from the coding sequence ATGAAGACTTACTTATCCTCAATTGCTTACAATTTAGGCAATTTCTATAGTATTGAGGAAATAAATGAGTTGAGAGATAAGCCGGAAGTTTTAGAATCGTTATTAACTCTTGGTTTGGACAAATATAGTAAAAGCAATCTCACAACGTTAGAGATGGCTAGGGAAAGTGGCATACAGACTTTAGACAAGGCAAATATATCTGGAAAGGAAATTGATGTATTAATATATGCCACTTATAGTTTATGGGATTTCCAATCTTCTCCATTTGTAGAGATTGGTCATTTAATTCATGAGCTAGGGCTAAAAAATGCTTATCCAATTGGAACATTTCTTTCTGGCTGTGGCAACCTGCAAACAGCTATACGAATTGCCACAAATTTAATCCGAGGTGAGGAATGTAAAAATATTTTAATAATTACTGCGGATAAGTTTTCTGAAAACACTTCAAGACTTGTGCAACCAAATGTTTCTGTGTTAAGTGATGCTGCTGCTAGTTGTCTTATAACTAATGATGAAGTTCAAGGGGGATTTGAGGTACTTTCCACTAACCAAGTCATGAACTCAGAAATTAGTTATTTTGACCCAATTCAGCATTCCTTGGAAATTTTTGAAAGAATATTAGCAGGAAGCCAAAAAGCTTTTCAACAAGCTTTACAAGCTATAGACAAGGAATCAAATCATTTTAGGCTGATAATTACTAATAACTATAATTTATCTGTGACGAAGAGTCTTTGTGCAAATTTGGATTTTTATCCTGACCAGGCTTATACTGATAATATCCCTAGGTTTGCTCATGCAAGTGCAGCGGATAATTTAATTAATTTACACGATTTATCGGTTTCTAATCCTCTATTTGCAAATGATTTAATTTTGTTACTTGGCACGGGCCCAATGACTTGGGGATGCACTGTATTATCTAAAACATAG
- a CDS encoding acyltransferase family protein, whose protein sequence is MNTVIVKEVDTTIVKESKNSLDALLSLRGFACLIVVIYHGIVIPQLFGSQLSPGAQLSSLRQSIIYQGYDLTWILFSHGPVAVWIFFVLSGYLMGKAFYSGRYIPNMSGIVNFWRNRILRIFPLYYFVALILAVFVYTDYLKLSNWGHLLRVLTFTYNPYVGGQALQFNIPFWSLSTEVQFYLLVPFIYCFLSQRLNNIWKVAATAVIIIATTYLIKSAIWIHFHNQITNDVGLLNMSIIKYWYVLLINNLDLFLCGFIVNPLLKIYENSNLKLSDLKVLMSRGLAISLLLGLYIFCGYHAYYQEQWLAPNVPNGFILTSTMVFFMQPVTAFITAFFIWAFEVNKYQVSIRNEKLSWATISKSPIRVLEVLGVLSYGIYLWHFPVMQKILPSFTSKMTLQSNLLMITESLIISTTLAVITYYLIEQPFTKQKKFNG, encoded by the coding sequence ATGAACACAGTAATAGTCAAGGAAGTTGATACAACAATAGTCAAAGAGTCTAAAAATAGCTTGGATGCATTACTCTCTTTGCGCGGATTTGCTTGCTTAATAGTTGTCATATATCACGGTATTGTTATTCCCCAACTTTTTGGCTCACAGCTTTCTCCTGGTGCACAACTTTCTTCTTTGAGGCAATCAATAATTTATCAGGGTTATGACTTGACTTGGATACTTTTTAGTCATGGTCCTGTGGCGGTCTGGATTTTTTTTGTCCTTTCTGGCTATCTTATGGGTAAGGCGTTTTACTCAGGAAGATATATTCCTAATATGTCTGGAATTGTTAATTTCTGGCGTAATCGGATTTTACGTATTTTTCCTTTGTATTATTTTGTTGCCTTAATTCTAGCGGTATTTGTTTACACGGATTATCTAAAGCTATCGAATTGGGGTCATCTTTTAAGAGTTTTAACTTTTACATATAATCCTTATGTTGGAGGACAGGCACTACAATTTAATATTCCTTTTTGGTCTTTATCAACTGAAGTACAATTTTATTTACTTGTTCCGTTTATTTACTGTTTTCTATCGCAACGGCTTAATAATATTTGGAAGGTTGCTGCAACAGCAGTGATTATTATTGCCACAACTTATTTAATAAAGTCTGCTATTTGGATTCACTTTCATAACCAAATTACAAATGATGTAGGCTTATTAAATATGAGTATTATAAAATACTGGTACGTTCTTTTAATTAATAATTTGGATTTATTCTTATGTGGTTTTATTGTTAATCCTTTATTAAAAATATATGAAAACTCAAATCTTAAATTATCAGACTTAAAAGTTTTGATGAGCAGAGGTTTGGCAATTAGTTTATTGCTTGGATTATATATTTTCTGTGGTTATCATGCTTATTATCAGGAACAATGGCTTGCACCGAATGTGCCAAATGGCTTTATCCTCACTTCAACAATGGTTTTTTTTATGCAGCCTGTAACAGCTTTTATAACTGCATTTTTCATATGGGCTTTTGAGGTGAATAAATATCAAGTTTCTATCAGGAATGAAAAATTGTCATGGGCTACTATTTCCAAGAGTCCTATCAGGGTTCTAGAAGTACTTGGTGTTCTTTCTTATGGGATATATCTGTGGCATTTTCCTGTAATGCAAAAAATTCTTCCGAGTTTTACTAGTAAAATGACACTGCAATCTAATTTGTTAATGATTACAGAATCTTTGATTATATCTACTACGCTGGCAGTTATAACTTATTACTTAATTGAACAACCATTCACTAAGCAAAAGAAGTTTAATGGCTGA
- a CDS encoding pyridoxal phosphate-dependent decarboxylase family protein: MIDILINHFETVHNKPVATKVESLELKKQLYEPMPQKGINAQVVMQQLQNDVFSNVMHHNHPRFFAYVPSPNNFISAMADTLASGMNIFAGSYKAAPGATEIELVTIDWLRQICGLPPTAGGLFVSGGTMANLTGLTVARRIKLQNNIKNAVVYYSDQTHSSVERALYILGFDHTQMRKLPSDENFCLRVSDLKDAVFKDLFRGKVPFCVVANAGTTNTGAVDPLSELSDFCLKVGLWLHVDGAYGAASILCERGRSKLEGLEFCDSLSLDPHKRLFQSYEAGCLLVREKNWLKETFCMHPEYLNDLEMQHEEINFYDYGIQLTRSFKALKLWMSIKVFGIELFEKAIQQGIVLAETVEQLLRASTSCKVVSPAQLGIITFQYIPKESNFSLPEINLINSRIIERMAKDGFAMLSSTQLRNRLVLRMCTINPSTTEADIRKTLHKLESFGKIEASILQATQEKAS, translated from the coding sequence GTGATTGATATCCTTATCAATCATTTTGAAACTGTACACAACAAACCTGTTGCTACAAAAGTAGAATCTTTAGAACTGAAAAAGCAGCTATATGAACCTATGCCACAAAAAGGCATTAATGCTCAAGTTGTGATGCAACAACTGCAAAATGATGTTTTCAGTAATGTCATGCATCATAACCATCCTCGCTTTTTTGCCTATGTTCCTAGCCCAAATAACTTTATCAGTGCTATGGCAGATACCTTAGCATCTGGTATGAATATCTTTGCCGGTTCATATAAAGCGGCTCCAGGGGCTACGGAAATTGAACTGGTAACAATAGATTGGTTGCGACAAATATGCGGTTTACCACCGACAGCTGGAGGCTTGTTTGTGAGTGGTGGAACAATGGCTAATTTAACAGGGCTGACTGTAGCACGTCGGATAAAACTCCAGAATAATATAAAGAATGCAGTTGTTTACTACTCAGACCAGACTCATTCATCAGTTGAAAGAGCTTTATATATTCTAGGCTTTGACCATACGCAAATGAGAAAATTGCCTTCTGATGAAAACTTCTGTTTAAGGGTATCAGACCTTAAAGATGCAGTATTTAAAGATTTGTTTAGAGGAAAAGTTCCTTTCTGTGTAGTCGCAAATGCAGGAACAACCAATACTGGAGCTGTAGACCCTCTATCTGAGTTATCAGATTTTTGCTTGAAAGTGGGACTATGGTTGCATGTTGATGGTGCTTACGGGGCAGCTTCGATATTATGTGAACGAGGACGTTCTAAATTGGAAGGACTGGAATTTTGTGATTCTCTGTCATTAGACCCTCATAAGCGGCTTTTTCAATCTTATGAAGCTGGTTGCTTATTAGTCCGTGAGAAAAACTGGTTAAAAGAAACTTTTTGTATGCATCCAGAATATCTCAATGATTTGGAGATGCAACATGAAGAAATCAATTTTTATGATTACGGAATTCAGTTAACTCGTAGCTTTAAGGCGCTTAAACTTTGGATGTCAATCAAAGTATTTGGAATTGAGTTGTTTGAAAAAGCCATCCAGCAAGGGATTGTTTTAGCTGAAACAGTTGAACAACTTTTACGTGCATCAACTTCTTGCAAAGTTGTAAGTCCTGCCCAATTAGGAATTATTACTTTCCAATATATTCCCAAAGAATCGAATTTTTCTTTACCAGAAATAAACCTTATCAATTCTCGAATCATCGAGAGAATGGCTAAAGATGGTTTTGCCATGCTGAGTAGTACTCAGTTAAGAAATCGTCTTGTTTTGCGGATGTGTACAATTAATCCTTCGACAACAGAGGCAGATATTAGAAAAACACTTCACAAGCTGGAGAGTTTTGGCAAGATTGAGGCAAGTATACTACAGGCAACTCAAGAAAAAGCTAGTTAA
- a CDS encoding non-ribosomal peptide synthetase, with protein MSNHFRLKPLSFAQKRLWYLAQLEPEKQIHNISVAYRVSGLINISLLEQSFKEIGKRHQILRTSFSLVDGQPQQVIFSDIDFTLPLINLDNLSQEAQETEIQLQATREFQKPFNLAQQPLWRATILRLSQDEHILLLTTHHIIFDWESLNFLFEEVAGLYEALLQHTSLPQPKVFTQYSDLIEWQNQRVQNEALQAKLDYWKHQLNGQLPILQLLADHTRPAGYKYQKANKVLVLPKSLITALETLSQQENVALSTILLTAFKLLLYRYSGQKDICVASLDSGRNQMKVNGLLGLFTKYFVLRTHIEGNPSFQELLRQVNEVRLEACINQDFSLDSLLEELQLQKNQNFSSPFQVMFSFQSNQIAVHKFSGLMLEPIFDLVSQPMEIDSVTAKFDLALEVQQKSDEIKGWFKYSTDLFDEATITRMVGHFQTLLEGIVTQSQASISELPILTDAERYQILVEWNNTKVDYPLNKSIYQLFEEQVARKPNEIAVIFEHQELTYQKLNSDANQLAHYLQQLGVKPDTLVGICVERSLEMVVGLLGILKAGGAYVPLDPDYPPDRLAYMLADSQVSILLTQEHLLNQLPPHQAKVICLDKDWQKVAVHNKENLLSRVTPDNLAYVIYTSGSTGKPKGAMNTHRGFYNRLLWMQDFYKLDASDRVLQKTPFSFDVSVWEFFLPLIAGAGLVVAKPGGHKDSAYLVNIIIQQQITTVHFVPSMLQVFLEDKNVKYCQSLKQVICSGEALPKNLQERSFSCLECELYNLYGPTEAAIDVTYWQCERESTLSKVPIGRAIANTQIYILDSYLQPVPIGIPGELHIGGVQIARGYLHRPELTEQKFISSPFNDSEKLYKTGDLVRYLPDGNIEYLSRLDHQVKIRGFRIELGEVESFICQYPGIRETVVIAQGETLGERQLIGYVVFNKKVNHHIADLRLFLKERLPKYMIPSVLMVLNSLPLTPNGKVNRNALPAPNSRLQVESDFVNPRTSVEQDMANIWANVLKIEQVGIHDNFFELGGYSLIAIQIINRIRRILGVELPLHILMEAPTIAKLSACIEKIRLTKQELQT; from the coding sequence ATGAGCAATCATTTTCGCCTCAAACCCTTGTCTTTTGCTCAGAAGCGTCTTTGGTATCTTGCTCAATTAGAACCGGAGAAACAAATTCATAATATTTCAGTGGCATATCGTGTAAGCGGTTTAATTAATATCAGCTTGCTAGAACAAAGCTTTAAGGAAATTGGTAAACGTCATCAAATTCTGAGAACTAGTTTTAGTTTAGTTGATGGACAACCTCAACAAGTTATATTCTCGGATATAGATTTTACCCTGCCACTTATTAACCTTGACAATCTTTCACAAGAAGCACAGGAAACTGAAATCCAGCTACAAGCAACTAGAGAGTTTCAGAAACCTTTTAATTTAGCGCAGCAACCTTTATGGCGTGCTACAATTCTCAGGCTATCTCAAGATGAACATATATTACTATTAACAACACATCATATCATTTTTGATTGGGAAAGCTTGAATTTTTTATTTGAAGAAGTTGCAGGTTTATATGAAGCTTTGTTGCAACATACATCCTTGCCACAGCCTAAAGTATTTACTCAATACTCTGATTTGATTGAGTGGCAGAATCAAAGGGTTCAAAATGAAGCTTTACAAGCTAAACTTGATTATTGGAAACATCAATTAAATGGTCAGTTACCAATATTACAGTTACTTGCAGACCATACAAGACCAGCAGGTTATAAATATCAAAAAGCTAATAAAGTTCTAGTACTACCTAAGAGTTTAATTACGGCTCTCGAGACTTTGAGTCAGCAGGAAAATGTTGCTTTGTCCACAATTTTATTAACAGCATTTAAACTGCTACTCTATCGCTATTCAGGACAGAAAGATATTTGTGTAGCTTCTCTTGATTCTGGTCGAAACCAAATGAAAGTAAATGGTCTGTTGGGATTATTTACTAAATACTTTGTTCTGCGTACACATATTGAAGGCAATCCGAGTTTTCAAGAATTACTTAGGCAAGTAAATGAGGTAAGATTAGAAGCTTGTATCAATCAAGATTTTTCACTTGATTCACTTCTTGAAGAATTACAGCTACAAAAGAATCAAAACTTTTCATCTCCATTTCAGGTGATGTTTAGTTTTCAGTCAAACCAAATTGCTGTTCATAAATTTTCTGGACTAATGTTGGAACCTATTTTTGACCTAGTGTCACAACCTATGGAAATTGATAGTGTAACAGCTAAATTTGATTTAGCACTTGAAGTACAACAAAAGTCTGATGAAATCAAAGGTTGGTTTAAATATAGTACAGATTTATTTGATGAGGCTACTATTACAAGAATGGTGGGTCATTTTCAGACTTTACTGGAAGGTATAGTTACTCAATCACAAGCTAGTATTTCAGAATTACCAATTTTGACAGATGCAGAACGTTATCAGATATTGGTAGAGTGGAATAATACAAAAGTTGATTACCCTTTGAATAAAAGTATATATCAATTATTTGAAGAACAGGTAGCGAGAAAACCTAATGAAATTGCAGTCATCTTTGAACATCAAGAGTTAACTTATCAAAAACTTAATTCTGACGCTAATCAACTAGCACATTATCTACAACAATTAGGAGTTAAACCAGATACTTTAGTTGGTATTTGTGTAGAACGTTCTTTAGAGATGGTTGTGGGTTTGTTAGGGATACTTAAAGCAGGTGGGGCATATGTACCATTAGACCCAGATTATCCACCAGACCGTTTAGCTTATATGTTAGCAGATTCTCAGGTTTCTATTTTACTAACTCAGGAACATTTACTTAACCAACTCCCACCTCATCAAGCGAAAGTTATTTGCTTGGATAAAGATTGGCAGAAAGTTGCTGTACATAACAAAGAAAATTTGCTGAGTAGAGTAACACCAGATAATCTAGCTTATGTTATTTACACTTCTGGTTCAACTGGCAAACCTAAAGGCGCAATGAATACCCATCGAGGTTTTTATAATCGGCTCCTTTGGATGCAGGATTTTTATAAACTTGATGCTAGCGATCGCGTACTGCAAAAAACTCCTTTTAGCTTTGATGTTTCAGTATGGGAGTTCTTTTTACCACTAATAGCAGGAGCAGGTTTAGTAGTTGCTAAACCAGGAGGACATAAAGATAGTGCCTATCTTGTAAACATCATTATCCAACAACAAATTACAACTGTGCATTTTGTTCCTTCAATGCTGCAAGTATTTCTAGAAGATAAAAATGTTAAATATTGTCAGTCATTGAAACAAGTTATTTGTAGTGGTGAAGCACTTCCTAAGAATCTGCAAGAACGTTCTTTTAGCTGTTTAGAATGTGAATTATACAATCTTTATGGGCCAACAGAAGCAGCAATTGATGTTACATACTGGCAATGTGAACGAGAAAGCACTTTGTCAAAAGTTCCTATCGGACGTGCTATTGCTAACACCCAGATTTACATCTTAGACTCTTATCTTCAACCAGTGCCTATTGGCATTCCAGGAGAATTGCATATAGGAGGCGTACAAATTGCCAGAGGTTATCTCCATCGTCCAGAGTTAACAGAGCAAAAATTTATATCAAGCCCTTTCAATGATTCCGAAAAATTGTACAAGACAGGAGATTTAGTTAGATATTTACCTGATGGTAATATTGAGTACTTAAGTCGTCTTGACCACCAAGTAAAAATTCGTGGATTCCGCATTGAACTAGGCGAAGTTGAAAGTTTTATTTGTCAATATCCAGGTATACGAGAAACAGTAGTTATTGCCCAAGGAGAAACATTAGGAGAACGTCAGTTAATAGGGTATGTAGTCTTTAACAAAAAAGTGAATCATCACATCGCAGACTTGCGTCTTTTTCTGAAGGAGAGATTACCAAAATATATGATTCCTTCAGTCTTGATGGTGTTAAATTCTCTTCCCTTAACTCCTAATGGGAAAGTTAATCGTAATGCTTTACCAGCACCAAATTCACGACTTCAAGTCGAATCTGATTTTGTCAATCCTCGAACTTCTGTTGAACAGGACATGGCAAATATATGGGCTAATGTTCTAAAAATAGAACAGGTAGGTATTCACGACAATTTTTTTGAATTAGGCGGATATTCTCTAATTGCTATTCAAATCATCAATCGGATACGCCGAATTTTGGGAGTTGAATTACCTCTGCATATCTTAATGGAAGCACCAACAATAGCTAAATTAAGTGCTTGCATTGAAAAGATTCGTCTGACTAAGCAAGAGTTACAGACTTGA
- a CDS encoding NAD(P)/FAD-dependent oxidoreductase: MKVSVVGAGIIGLSAAWALQRNGHQVTVYEQGEIPNSLGSSVDQHRLIRFPYGDELGYTHMVSNAYQAWEQLWEDIGTSLYVQTGTLVLAGSSSNEDWAYSSARTLEKLGFLVDWLDRDRLKYNFPLFSFDSGERGFYLNSGGVLLAQPIIEKLSQYLTHQGVVLHPNSPIDEVDTTCAQIVLANKKVVDADILIIAAGPWVRRLLPAFYERVIPSRQVIVYIEPPAFLASRWTTAPMVLDVAPFNNFYLVPSVMGTQIKIGSNSFSMSGEPDYERLPSESEAIATYKLCQHRLKDFQEYSLIDAKTCFYSVAPEKHFIVESIGSSWILSGFSGHGFKFGPLLGLALADAIADRFNKDELNRWAAGYQLTENINIKV, from the coding sequence ATGAAAGTCTCAGTTGTCGGTGCAGGTATTATAGGTCTTTCTGCGGCTTGGGCGCTTCAACGCAATGGACATCAAGTTACTGTGTATGAACAAGGAGAAATTCCCAATAGTTTGGGTTCTTCGGTAGACCAACACCGCCTCATCCGTTTTCCTTATGGAGATGAATTAGGTTATACTCACATGGTCTCTAATGCTTACCAGGCATGGGAGCAATTGTGGGAAGATATTGGTACAAGTTTATATGTGCAAACTGGAACTTTAGTATTAGCAGGGTCTAGTTCTAATGAAGATTGGGCATATTCATCAGCTAGAACTCTTGAAAAACTTGGTTTTTTGGTGGATTGGCTTGATAGAGATCGCCTTAAATACAATTTTCCACTGTTTTCATTTGATAGTGGTGAAAGGGGCTTTTATTTGAATAGTGGTGGTGTTTTATTAGCCCAGCCCATCATTGAGAAACTATCACAATATCTCACTCATCAAGGTGTAGTACTTCATCCTAATTCACCTATTGATGAAGTTGATACTACATGTGCTCAAATTGTGTTAGCAAATAAAAAGGTTGTAGATGCTGATATTCTGATTATTGCTGCTGGACCTTGGGTAAGACGTTTGTTACCAGCATTTTATGAGCGTGTTATCCCATCGCGTCAAGTGATTGTATATATTGAACCTCCAGCTTTTCTTGCATCTCGATGGACTACCGCACCTATGGTTTTGGATGTGGCTCCATTTAATAACTTTTATTTGGTTCCTTCTGTTATGGGAACTCAAATAAAGATTGGCAGTAATAGTTTTAGTATGAGTGGTGAACCTGATTATGAGCGGTTACCTAGTGAAAGTGAGGCAATCGCTACCTATAAACTTTGTCAGCATCGATTAAAAGATTTTCAGGAATATTCTTTAATCGATGCAAAGACTTGTTTTTATAGTGTCGCACCTGAGAAGCATTTTATTGTTGAGTCTATAGGTAGTTCCTGGATTTTGTCTGGTTTCTCTGGTCATGGCTTCAAGTTTGGCCCGTTGCTTGGTTTGGCGTTGGCAGATGCGATCGCAGACCGCTTTAACAAAGATGAACTTAATCGATGGGCGGCAGGATATCAATTAACTGAGAACATCAATATAAAGGTCTAA
- a CDS encoding acyl-CoA dehydrogenase family protein produces MFLAKERATLAKFFPGLDEDLIKIPLMERENYNNSTHQANPTIRLFGEFGGPKLLIPAKYGGMQVTPLDALHIQRAIGSRSPSLAVAATMHHFTVAIIQEMMPPDDSGFDLFERVAKDNLFFSSGFAEGRTGSSIFQSHMQVKPVAGGLIISGSKKPCTLSMSMDLMTASVLLPALDGQGEEIALVVIPADSPGIERRPFWKSFALTGTESHEVVLNEVFVPEEYIYNMGSPNRFDKVVARSFIWFELLACAAYLGVSSALVERVFLTKRGIPSERVALATELESVMSALQGLACSIVGNEKHDDLVAQAVFVRLFVQNVIERVAMGAAELLGGMAFVESPEVAYLIASARALAFHPPSRLSAAAGLDKYLSGEPLQIG; encoded by the coding sequence ATGTTTTTAGCTAAAGAACGAGCAACACTTGCTAAGTTTTTTCCAGGTCTAGATGAAGACCTGATCAAAATTCCATTAATGGAACGGGAAAATTACAATAATTCAACTCATCAAGCAAATCCAACTATCAGACTGTTTGGTGAATTTGGCGGTCCTAAGCTATTAATACCAGCAAAATATGGTGGTATGCAAGTAACACCTCTGGATGCTCTCCACATTCAACGTGCGATCGGGAGTCGCTCTCCTTCTTTGGCAGTTGCTGCTACTATGCACCATTTTACAGTAGCTATTATTCAAGAAATGATGCCTCCAGATGATTCAGGTTTTGATTTATTTGAGCGGGTTGCAAAAGACAATCTCTTTTTCTCTTCTGGTTTTGCTGAGGGACGAACAGGCAGTAGTATCTTTCAATCACATATGCAAGTTAAGCCTGTTGCTGGTGGTTTAATCATTAGCGGTAGCAAAAAACCTTGTACTTTGTCTATGTCGATGGATTTGATGACTGCGAGTGTCTTACTGCCAGCATTAGATGGCCAAGGAGAAGAAATTGCATTAGTAGTTATACCTGCTGATTCTCCTGGCATTGAGCGTCGTCCTTTCTGGAAAAGTTTTGCTCTTACAGGTACAGAAAGTCATGAAGTGGTACTTAATGAAGTTTTTGTTCCTGAAGAATATATTTATAATATGGGTTCTCCAAATAGATTTGATAAGGTAGTAGCTCGCTCGTTTATTTGGTTTGAGTTATTAGCTTGTGCTGCATATCTTGGTGTTAGCAGTGCTTTAGTTGAGCGTGTTTTTCTTACTAAGAGAGGAATACCTTCGGAGCGGGTTGCACTTGCAACTGAGTTGGAAAGTGTGATGTCTGCGCTTCAGGGTTTAGCTTGTTCGATTGTAGGTAATGAAAAGCATGATGATTTAGTGGCACAAGCAGTATTTGTGCGTTTGTTTGTACAGAATGTAATTGAACGTGTTGCAATGGGTGCAGCAGAATTGTTAGGTGGGATGGCTTTTGTGGAATCACCTGAAGTCGCTTATCTGATTGCGTCTGCACGTGCTCTTGCTTTTCATCCCCCATCACGGTTGAGTGCTGCGGCAGGTTTGGATAAATATTTATCTGGCGAACCTCTACAAATCGGTTGA